In the Lepisosteus oculatus isolate fLepOcu1 chromosome 6, fLepOcu1.hap2, whole genome shotgun sequence genome, one interval contains:
- the lyn gene encoding tyrosine-protein kinase Lyn isoform X2, whose product MGCKKSKLTGPETGGGLVKKNQSNSSNPDSRLLPGQVFQKLEEQQETGKIVVALYPYEAIHQDDLGFKKGEKLKVLEEHGEWWKAKSLTSRKEGFIPSNYVAQVNTMETEEWFFKEITRKDAERQLLAPANKLGYFLIRESETSKGSYSLSIRDIDAQGADAVKHYKIRTLDNGGYYISPKITFPDITSMIKHYQKQADGLCRKLDKPCVKPKAQKPWDKDAWEISKESIKMVKKLGAGQFGEVWMAYYNNTTKVAVKTLKPGTMSVEAFLEEANLMKTLQHDRLVRLYAVVTKIEPIYIITEFMANGSLLDFLKSEAGNKVQLPKLIDFSAQIAEGMAYIEKKNYIHRDLRAANVLVSESLLCKIADFGLARVIEDDQYTAREGAKFPIKWTAPEAINYGSFTIKSDMWSFGILLYEIITYGKIPYPGMSNSDVMTSIQRGYRMPQPEDCPKELYAIMSSCWKTKPEDRPTFDYMQSVLDDFYTATEGQYQQQP is encoded by the exons ATGGGATGTAAAAAATCCAAGCTGACAGGCCCGGAGACTGGTGGTGGACTTGTGAAGAAAAACCAATCA AATTCTTCAAACCCAGATAGTCGCCTACTGCCTGGCCAAGTATTTCAAAAACTTGAAG AGCAACAGGAGACAGGGAAGATAGTGGTTGCACTGTACCCATATGAAGCTATTCATCAGGATGACTTGGGATTCAAGAAGGGAGAAAAACTTAAAGTGCTTGAGGA ACATGGGGAATGGTGGAAGGCAAAGTCTCTCACAAGCAGGAAAGAGGGATTTATTCCCTCAAACTATGTTGCACAAGTCAACACCATGGAAACTGAGGA ATGGTTCTTCAAAGAAATCACAAGAAAAGATGCTGAGAGACAGCTTCTAGCACCAGCAAATAAACTGGGATATTTTCTCATCCGAGAAAGTGAAACTTCAAAAG GGAGTTACTCTCTATCAATTAGAGATATTGATGCCCAGGGTGCAGATGCAGTTAAACATTACAAGATACGGACTCTGGATAATGGAGGTTACTACATCTCTCCCAAAATTACATTCCCTGACATCACAAGCATGATAAAGCATTATCAGa AACAAGCTGATGGCCTCTGCAGAAAGCTGGACAAGCCTTGTGTTAAACCCAAAGCACAGAAACCTTGGGATAAAGATGCCTGGGAGATCTCGAAGGAGTCTATAAAGATGGTGAAGAAACTGGGAGCAGGGCAGTTTGGGGAAGTGTGGATGG CCTACTACAACAACACAACAAAAGTAGCAGTGAAAACCTTAAAGCCCGGGACCATGTCGGTAGAAGCATTCCTTGAAGAAGCCAACCTCATGAAAACACTTCAGCATGACAGATTAGTCCGACTTTATGCAGTCGTAACAAAGATCGAGCCCATTTATATCATAACTGAATTCATGGCCAATG GCAGCTtgctagattttttaaaaagtgaagctGGAAATAAAGTACAGCTACCGAAGCTCATAGATTTTTCTGCTCAG ATCGCTGAAGGGATGGCATACattgaaaaaaagaattatATCCACCGGGATCTCAGAGCAGCAAATGTGCTTGTTTCTGAGAGTCTGCTGTGCAAAATTGCTGACTTTGGCTTAGCACGTGTTATTGAGGATGACCAGTATACAGCAAGGGAAG GCGCCAAGTTCCCAATCAAGTGGACTGCACCTGAGGCCATTAACTATGGATCATTCACTATTAAATCAGACATGTGGTCCTTTGGAATCCTCCTGTATGAAATCATCACATATGGAAAAATTCCCTAtccag GAATGAGCAACAGTGATGTAATGACTTCCATCCAGCGTGGATATCGAATGCCTCAGCCTGAAGACTGTCCGAAAGAGCTCTATGCCATAATGTCTTCCTGTTGGAAGACTAAACCCGAAGACAGGCCAACGTTTGACTACATGCAGAGTGTACTGGATGATTTCTACACAGCAACCGAAGGGCAATACCAGCAACAGCCTTAA
- the lyn gene encoding tyrosine-protein kinase Lyn isoform X1, which yields MGCKKSKLTGPETGGGLVKKNQSVRTERTIYVRDPTSNKQHAINSSNPDSRLLPGQVFQKLEEQQETGKIVVALYPYEAIHQDDLGFKKGEKLKVLEEHGEWWKAKSLTSRKEGFIPSNYVAQVNTMETEEWFFKEITRKDAERQLLAPANKLGYFLIRESETSKGSYSLSIRDIDAQGADAVKHYKIRTLDNGGYYISPKITFPDITSMIKHYQKQADGLCRKLDKPCVKPKAQKPWDKDAWEISKESIKMVKKLGAGQFGEVWMAYYNNTTKVAVKTLKPGTMSVEAFLEEANLMKTLQHDRLVRLYAVVTKIEPIYIITEFMANGSLLDFLKSEAGNKVQLPKLIDFSAQIAEGMAYIEKKNYIHRDLRAANVLVSESLLCKIADFGLARVIEDDQYTAREGAKFPIKWTAPEAINYGSFTIKSDMWSFGILLYEIITYGKIPYPGMSNSDVMTSIQRGYRMPQPEDCPKELYAIMSSCWKTKPEDRPTFDYMQSVLDDFYTATEGQYQQQP from the exons ATGGGATGTAAAAAATCCAAGCTGACAGGCCCGGAGACTGGTGGTGGACTTGTGAAGAAAAACCAATCAGTACGTACTGAACGAACTATATATGTGAGAGATCCAACCTCCAATAAACAACATGCGATA AATTCTTCAAACCCAGATAGTCGCCTACTGCCTGGCCAAGTATTTCAAAAACTTGAAG AGCAACAGGAGACAGGGAAGATAGTGGTTGCACTGTACCCATATGAAGCTATTCATCAGGATGACTTGGGATTCAAGAAGGGAGAAAAACTTAAAGTGCTTGAGGA ACATGGGGAATGGTGGAAGGCAAAGTCTCTCACAAGCAGGAAAGAGGGATTTATTCCCTCAAACTATGTTGCACAAGTCAACACCATGGAAACTGAGGA ATGGTTCTTCAAAGAAATCACAAGAAAAGATGCTGAGAGACAGCTTCTAGCACCAGCAAATAAACTGGGATATTTTCTCATCCGAGAAAGTGAAACTTCAAAAG GGAGTTACTCTCTATCAATTAGAGATATTGATGCCCAGGGTGCAGATGCAGTTAAACATTACAAGATACGGACTCTGGATAATGGAGGTTACTACATCTCTCCCAAAATTACATTCCCTGACATCACAAGCATGATAAAGCATTATCAGa AACAAGCTGATGGCCTCTGCAGAAAGCTGGACAAGCCTTGTGTTAAACCCAAAGCACAGAAACCTTGGGATAAAGATGCCTGGGAGATCTCGAAGGAGTCTATAAAGATGGTGAAGAAACTGGGAGCAGGGCAGTTTGGGGAAGTGTGGATGG CCTACTACAACAACACAACAAAAGTAGCAGTGAAAACCTTAAAGCCCGGGACCATGTCGGTAGAAGCATTCCTTGAAGAAGCCAACCTCATGAAAACACTTCAGCATGACAGATTAGTCCGACTTTATGCAGTCGTAACAAAGATCGAGCCCATTTATATCATAACTGAATTCATGGCCAATG GCAGCTtgctagattttttaaaaagtgaagctGGAAATAAAGTACAGCTACCGAAGCTCATAGATTTTTCTGCTCAG ATCGCTGAAGGGATGGCATACattgaaaaaaagaattatATCCACCGGGATCTCAGAGCAGCAAATGTGCTTGTTTCTGAGAGTCTGCTGTGCAAAATTGCTGACTTTGGCTTAGCACGTGTTATTGAGGATGACCAGTATACAGCAAGGGAAG GCGCCAAGTTCCCAATCAAGTGGACTGCACCTGAGGCCATTAACTATGGATCATTCACTATTAAATCAGACATGTGGTCCTTTGGAATCCTCCTGTATGAAATCATCACATATGGAAAAATTCCCTAtccag GAATGAGCAACAGTGATGTAATGACTTCCATCCAGCGTGGATATCGAATGCCTCAGCCTGAAGACTGTCCGAAAGAGCTCTATGCCATAATGTCTTCCTGTTGGAAGACTAAACCCGAAGACAGGCCAACGTTTGACTACATGCAGAGTGTACTGGATGATTTCTACACAGCAACCGAAGGGCAATACCAGCAACAGCCTTAA